The genome window AACTTTGGGTGAACATACTGCCGAGCATATCCAACATATTTCCTCAATAGCTGGTGTGGAATGGCATCAAAACTTTCTCCAGGCATGACCTAGTCAATTATGAACATATCTTTCATGGTCTTGAACTCTTAAGTTACGCCAGATTTACACAGTATTCAAATCTCTAAAATTTATATAAAATAAGACAGTCCCTGAAGAGTTCTGATCTTCTATTTAAATACCAACCAGGTGGATTTCTATGCACATATGGAGCCTCAAAGACCAACAGGTACCCACACAAAgatcattgcaggatcagggagaAAGACAGAAAACACACCAGGGAAGAAATGAAGAGTCAAGTGGGATAAGAGAGGGCAGGATAAACAAAAATGATACGGTTACTTGGAAGTTAATCATTAACATTTGTCTTCATTAAGGAAAGAACCCGGGATTGAAATGGAGGAAGAGGCTGTAGGAGCAAGGGAGAGTGTTCAGAGGTGGGGAAATGGGCGAGGAAGGCAAGGGAATCCAAGAAGCAGCATTGGTAGATGAAGGAACTACCAACCCCAATAGCAAAATAATGTAAAGTTAAAAGAATTGAGAAAATCTGACAGCTACACTGTGGTGGGAAGGTGCAAAGGTAGTTCTGTGGAACAAGGCATGCCTCAATTTACCACCATCTCCCCTGCAAGAGCTGCTACTGCAGGCAACTGGCAGGAACCGTGGAGCATGGAGACTTTCTATAGACATTCCAGTGCTCTTTAAGGCCGTAGTTGGTTCCCCAGGTGGAAATTGGAGGGAGACCGCTGAGATCCTGCACCACCAGACAGCCTGCACTGGTTCCAGTGGGAGATGCAGGGTGGGGAGATGCAAAACAAAATCAAAGGAGACAATTCTACCTTTAATCTTTCTAATAATGGTTTATCTGAGACTGGCTCAAGGAGGGAGGTGTTCGAATCTTGTGTGTTGGTGCGAGTCACGACGGCGCTGCTGTGCACTGCCTGTTTCCCAGCTCGCATTGCCATCACATGCTCAGAAAGCAAATGGTCATGATCTTCATTCGGAGTGTCCAGCAGGATAAACACCAAGTCAAACCTGGACAATAAGGCACTCCCCATTCtagacaaaaaaaaataaaatacattgcttattaaaaaaaaaaaaaaaaaaaagacacaatgGAACTCTCTGGTGACTTTACCTATTTCCCTGCTTCACAAGTACAGTCAAAGAGCAATCACAAGAAATCAAAGCCATGTTCTAAGAAAACCTACTTTCATTCTCCCAAGAACTAGAGCAACATTATTCACAAACTGACTTGAAAAAAAAGCACCTTCTCTTgcaagctacacaattaacatttcAAAGAGCGCTTACTTTAAATTCTCAGAGACCGTTTTGGCCTTGTTATAATGTCCCCCAACTGGGTTTGCTGCAGCAATGATGGATGTCCTAGCTGGCAAGCTGCAAACAATGCCAGCCTTAGCAAGGCTGATACTTTGCTGTTCCATGGCTTCCAGCAAAGCTTGGTGTTGGCTTCCCATCTTATCAAATTCATCTATTCCACAAATACCTGGAAACAGAATTAACACAGAATACAAGGAATTAAAAAGCACGcgcacgcgcacacgcacacagttCAATGGCCAGATATATGCCACAGATCCAGTGCTGCACCTGATCCAAACACCACTCACTGCAATGTTCTTATTAGCATTGTTTGCTTCCCTTCCAGGCTGCCGCTGGGCCCTACTGGCAGGTTTGCAAGTTCGGATGGGCAAATATTACAGGCAGGGATCAAATtagtaaaaacataagaacagccgtactgggtcagaccaaaggtccatctagcccagtagcctgtctgccgacagtgaccagcaccaggtgccccagagaaggtggaccaaAAACAATTACCGCGTTAGTTCAAGCCAACCCCCTTGGTTTGAACttacgttactcctcatttttttcgaactaatgcatcccggcacgcactttcactttcaaaacagctggcattcggagtaacacgccagcgagatcatgctaatgaagcgcgggatatttaaatccctgcttcattgactattttgaatgcctgcatttacatccctagttcgaactagggtgcaagtatatACACACCTAGGATACCAGCAAACAGTGAAGAATTACATTTTGAACATCTGCACACATTTCTTAAGATCTAAAGCTTGAAAATAAAGTTATTAAAAAAGAAAGTTAGCTTAAGAACTATAGTTAGTAGCAATGTTCcctcatttttccatccatgtgcagaatacattttgttatgtgcacaaatgcatgtgcaaatgtgcactaccAACAGAAACATATGCTGCCAACTGAGAGAGactgagtgctctgctaatcagctgagcggcatTTGAAACTCTTCTGGgaggccacccaagcactcagcttacagggaacactgattagtAGCAGTTTCAATAAACAGTATCTTATTGAATCAGATtcaataagattttaaaaattaattaggtTGAGGAAAAAAtctagaggaaaaaaaatctagaggaAAAGTTTAGCTAATACATTTGTCCGTTTGATTTAGTTGCAATTTAGTTTACCTTGATCTCCAAGCACCAGAGCACCAGCTTCCAAAGCAAAATCTCCAGAAGTACTATCTCTAGACAGAGTTACAGTCAAGCCTGAGGTAGTGGTGGTATTGCCACAAACGTAAACACCACGAGGGGCAATATTGCACACTGCCTATGGAAAACAGTTACATATTGTGAAAGTTCAAACCATATTATGTGGAATTATAACTTACTTATACCAGGAAAAAGCCCACAAATGGGAAAAAGTGAATGCATCTGACCTTTTTGCTATTTTCAATTTAACATGAGCCACTACTGTAATAGTTATTAACTGAGTACCCCTAAAGATATATACATCCAATAATGCAGATGGGAATCATTTTAGTCACATGGCTTGCAGTCAAAGTACCATCTACTGTGTTATCATAAACCCTGAGACTATGCTACTTGACATGGGTTTGTGTGTACTAGATGTAAGGAACCATAATGGTTTATTAAAAATCACCTGTATTCAAAAACAAAGCTTCCATGGGCAGTTTCTGTTAAGCCCTCCcaaccctgcagccccctggTCTGAGCCTTCCCTCTGCCCTAAATCCTGCACCACCCTTGTTCTGAGTGcccccactcactgccctgactcctgtgcaTCTAACCCCCTATCCTCAGTccccagcctcccagctccctgccccgagtcctgcatcccccaccctcTACACTGAGCCCTCTACTCTGActgctgcactcccagcccttaacctgacttctgcacctccaccctgacacctgcaccctcCCGCATCCCTAATCCTgaggccctcccacccccatggatTGTGACAGCCCTGCCGCCTTCCTGGTCCGCTGCCAATTCTGCTGTCCGCCTCCACCCTGCGGGCTCACGTGCCCCCACTGGTTTCCCAGCTCTGCTGACTGCAAGTTCTGGCTCCCCCCATGGACTCCGCTGCCCCACTAGCTGGCTCTGCTCTCAGCCACTGGCAACCTCTATGGtgggtgtccaaccagttctgaagcagtagccattataCTGCTACTACTATATCAACTAGCCACACACAACCAGCCAAACAGCCGCCTGTGAccagtggctagcatgttggacaccatggctctatGCTGAGGCTCTCTAgtccttctggaccacagatgttaccagaccagagggTTTCAATCTGTAGGAGTAAATGAACCCATACTTGCAACATCTGGCTCTTTCCCAATCCTGGATCTCCAACCACCAGAAGATGCGGGTCTCCTCGCACTGGAATTCTGTTTTTGTCATCCATATACTTTTGGCATCCTCCAAACAATGCCAGTGCCAAACCTGCCTTTACAATCTATAATGATATATGCAAATATTAGCCAGTATTAGACGACAGCTACCACTACTAACAATTGCTTCATAGTACATTCAGACAAACAGAAAGCAAACATTGTGTGTCTTGCAGAAAAGAAGTTACAAGAGACTCATTTGGGAGTTTCTATGGGTGTTCTGACACAGAAAAAGTAAAAGTTTATCCAAAAATAAACTTCTTAAATTCAATTTTTCCACCTTCCCAACCTTTAAAAAGGTCTCGGAAGTTTATTGAAGCAAATCTGTAATGCACTTTGAATTTAAAATGAAAGCAGAGCCCTAAAATTACTTACCTCATGACCATAGATAGTAGGACAAAGTGAGCTGAAAAACACAAGACATTTGACATCAGTATTTGATTAATACACATATCTTATTACCATTAAATAAATAATCAGTTGTTCCATCACAATTACAAAATTAGCTTCTGTATTGCAACAAGTTCCATACGCATTCACTTTCTTGTCTAATTCCCAGCAAAACCAGGAGTGTTTTGTTTCTGTAATGCTGTATCAAAATTATTGAACTTTTTGAACAGTTAGGCATGCTTATAAAAAGAGCAGTATTCCTCTTaagtatgtacacacacacacaaacgagAACCTGTTACACGGTTGCACCCACTTATCTCTGCAACCGAACTACTTTTAATCATTATTAGTCTATTGCTCAATTGTGCTAGAGTTTGAAGAAGGTCTTATATTCCACAAGTTTAACTGCAGCTTCCTGAAATCCTCCAGTGGTACCTCATGACCCTGCATTGTCTGTTTCATGCCCTCAGTTTGGCTCACAtatccacacacaccccttcccccacccttttcTCCCCACTCTAGTACCACAGAAGCCATAGGCAGAGTGTAGAACAATGCAAAGTGAGGAAGCAGCTATGGCAATCGTCTCacagatctttaaaaaaagaatgtagcagttgaaaaaaaaggggaaaagaggaAGGCAGAAAGAAAGATTCCACAGGAGTAAACATGAGTATGTACTTATTTTAAGAACAGTGTTCTTTTGAAGTACAATATTTTTATTCTGGGGTAAATGAAAGTTCAGCAACTAGTTTCAAGTACAAACATATATAATTgaattcacctcccatcctgagggaCACAGGCACTATTTAACTTCATTTAGGTCACTTGTCCCAAATTGACTGCTTCAGAAGGATCAAGACATAGAATGGCAAATAATGAACCACACTCTTGAAAGTACAAGAAGGGAAAAGTTGTGATGCTTTTGTGTCTAAATTGCTAGAGGTAAGAGGAAACATACTTGACAATTAGCTTGAACAGATTTTCCTCAGCTTGAATTTCTTGCACAGCATAAAGATCTTTAAGTGAAAATTCCATGCACACTCTGTGATTAGTCCCATCCTCAGAATTCATGACTTTTTGTCCTTTACTGTTGCTGATGGAGTTTGCCTCAATGTACAACAGGAACATACATTTGTCATTCTTGTTTCTAGATGCTCCTGTTAGATTATAAAGATGGTCAAGAGTAGGAAGCGATGCTTTCATCTCTAATTATTGGGGTTTTGCACAAGTTGTGATTAAAGAATTCAGAAATATTAAAAACCACGTGTTAATTAAAATGTAGGGTACATTTGTAATAACATATTACAAATTTAAAAGTCTAATCAATTAGGTCTGTTCCTGAATACTGGAAAACATAGCCCTACAACAATTTAGTAGAAACTATTTTGGGCAATTGTTTCCTCAAAGCCTGATAAAAAGTCAGGAAAAGCTTCTAGTGACATTGAAATTCCTTTTCCTTTTACAAACCTCTGAATGTCTTTTAATTTACTTAAAAGTTCAGCACAAGTATTTTGCTGCATCGGGGCCTGAACACAATGCATGATCAATTTTATTTTGGTCACAATTTATACTTGGAAACAGAGAGCACTGAACTGGCTACATCTGAACTGGCTACATTTTATGTGTCTTTGGAACTTAGCCTGATCTactataaaattaaaaaatatgctACAGACATACACAATTTTACTCCTAGAAcattttttctaaagaaaaaagacaaggcacaggttcaacctctcaaatctgggactctctagtccagcaaccatggatgttgctagaccaaagaACCACAATCctcggccagcagctgctgggctccctggTCTGGGTATCCCTGACTAGGCCAGAAATAAAAGGGGCTGGAGTCGGCTGGCCACGCCAGCAGCAGAGAAGCTGGCATCTGGGGATCCCAGTTGGCATAGTTTGTCCTTTTTCACCACGGAGTCTTAACACCTTTCCGTACgatgttttatttatttctaaatgCATGCAATGAATAAGTGAGTGTAGGCTTCGATAGACAAATCAACAACTCGAGAACAGAGGCTTTCGTTCAGCACTGTGCAAGATACAGAAGGTGATGTTAGAAAAAATTCAAAACAGACGTACAGTACCTTCTTCGGTGTTTGACACCTTAACAATTCCTGTGATCGTGACTGTATCTCCTGGAACACAACTGTCTACAAGATCCTGAACCAGCTCACATTCAATTGTGCGAGGAATTCGACCTGCTTCTCGCTGATCATCTGACATGAGCTCCTGAACCCTAAGATACACAGCAAGTTCTTCTATCAATGCCCAGCAAGTTCGTCTATAAAAGTCCTCCCATTTATGCttcaaatcaatttttttttaatctgatgaGAAGGGAGACTACAGAATGATAATATTGCGACTAGGGCTGTTAAATGAAAGTCAAGAAATTCCAAGTTTTAAGTGGTTCCAAGACCAGGGACTTAAacacttcatttttttctttggCAAACACTTCAAAACATATTTCCAAAGAACCCTAATGTTATCAACTCTAGATTAACACAGTCAATTCTACAAACTTACTGAGCTCCAATTACACGTACGTTCAAACTGCAAAAATGTTTTCAGTAATCTGCATTAAGTGAGTAGGGAAACGCTGATACTACTAGTAATATTGTGTGTCATTTTCATCCTCCAACTCAAAAAAGGGCGCCCAGCAAATGGATCAagtgttaaaaaataaataaaaaaaaga of Pelodiscus sinensis isolate JC-2024 chromosome 3, ASM4963464v1, whole genome shotgun sequence contains these proteins:
- the MCM8 gene encoding DNA helicase MCM8 isoform X2, which encodes MSNEFRDRGSGRGRGSFQSWRGRWRGRGDGGRDWKRNTGKFESVQPRLIQSTLDQITPYKGWKLYFSEAYDGSSPFVQKIQAFEKFFMHRIELYDKDEIERKGSILVDFKELVQDKELIELIPSIFTELRDMPQKILDCMGLAIHQVLTKDLERHAAELQEQEGLSIDEEPIINVPYIHARVYNYDPLTQLKNVRANCYGKYVALRGTVVRVSNIKPLCTKMAFICSACGHIQSFPLRDGKYSVPTKCPLPECHGRSFTADRSSPLTITVDWQSIKVQELMSDDQREAGRIPRTIECELVQDLVDSCVPGDTVTITGIVKVSNTEEGASRNKNDKCMFLLYIEANSISNSKGQKVMNSEDGTNHRVCMEFSLKDLYAVQEIQAEENLFKLIVNSLCPTIYGHEIVKAGLALALFGGCQKYMDDKNRIPVRGDPHLLVVGDPGLGKSQMLQAVCNIAPRGVYVCGNTTTTSGLTVTLSRDSTSGDFALEAGALVLGDQGICGIDEFDKMGSQHQALLEAMEQQSISLAKAGIVCSLPARTSIIAAANPVGGHYNKAKTVSENLKMGSALLSRFDLVFILLDTPNEDHDHLLSEHVMAMRAGKQAVHSSAVVTRTNTQDSNTSLLEPVSDKPLLERLKVMPGESFDAIPHQLLRKYVGYARQYVHPKLSPEAAQVLQDFYLELRKQNQGVDSTPITTRQLESLIRLTEARSRLELREKSTREDAEDVIEIMKYRYLILKALLGL